From Syngnathus scovelli strain Florida chromosome 14, RoL_Ssco_1.2, whole genome shotgun sequence, one genomic window encodes:
- the cln8 gene encoding protein CLN8 has product MDPGQQLPPSDATSQPTEEYFPWDLRFQLIALGFAFYASIFLLAHLLSSSLTHTYNCLQAKEKVFWNLAATRAVFGIQSSVAGLKALTQDSGLSRDIVKGQEDWSWFNLLTATGFFIFENAAFHTYSLVFRSLDFALATHHFFALAGYGGGVMSDSMGHFVPMVVLLLEMSTPFTCISWMLLKAGWARSLFWKANQWLMIHMFHCRIVLTYYLWWVSFNNWGAINNNFPLALRLIFYTGLALLTVVMNPFWTYKKTMQLFNPVDWNFGNKPAPGNNTKEDQPDVAAKPHVS; this is encoded by the exons ATGGATCCTGGACAGCAGCTACCTCCATCTGATGCCACCTCCCAGCCCACTGAAGAATACTTTCCATGGGATCTTCGATTCCAACTGATTGCCTTGGGTTTTGCTTTCTATGCATCAATATTCCTCCTCGCTCACCTCCTGTCTTCATCACTGACACATACGTACAATTGCTTGCAAGCCAAAGAGAAGGTTTTCTGGAACCTTGCCGCTACCCGCGCAGTATTTGGCATCCAGAGTTCAGTTGCTGGTTTGAAAGCACTTACTCAGGACTCTGGGTTGAGCAGAGACATAGTGAAAGGGCAGGAGGACTGGTCGTGGTTTAATCTCCTCACAGCCACAGGGTTCTTTATCTTTGAAAATGCAGCATTCCATACCTATAGTTTGGTGTTTCGGTCACTTGACTTTGCCCTGGCAACGCACCATTTCTTCGCCTTGGCAGGATATGGAGGAGGAGTGATGTCAGATTCTATGGGCCACTTTGTGCCAATGGTGGTGCTACTTCTGGAAATGAGCACACCATTTACGTGCATATCCTGGATGCTGCTGAAG GCTGGATGGGCCAGAAGTCTGTTTTGGAAAGCCAACCAATGGCTGATGATCCACATGTTCCATTGTCGCATTGTTCTCACGTACTACCTTTGGTGGGTAAGCTTCAACAACTGGGGAGCGATCAACAACAACTTCCCCCTGGCATTACGTCTCATCTTCTACACCGGCCTGGCCCTGCTCACCGTTGTCATGAATCCGTTTTGGACCTACAAGAAGACCATGCAGCTGTTCAACCCCGTCGACTGGAACTTTGGCAATAAGCCGGCACCTGGAAACAACACCAAAGAGGATCAGCCTGATGTTGCTGCCAAGCCTCATGTAAGCTGA